Proteins from a genomic interval of Synechococcus sp. A15-28:
- a CDS encoding conjugal transfer protein TrbI has protein sequence MSTAVNCACPKCTCEVSEESAIVLQGKFFCSTACSTGHPNNEPCHGEGSCGCKCGE, from the coding sequence ATGTCAACAGCCGTCAACTGTGCATGTCCTAAATGTACTTGCGAGGTCAGCGAGGAGAGCGCAATTGTTCTTCAGGGTAAGTTCTTCTGTTCGACAGCCTGTTCAACAGGGCATCCCAACAATGAGCCCTGTCATGGTGAAGGTTCTTGTGGGTGTAAATGCGGTGAGTGA
- a CDS encoding DUF3082 domain-containing protein codes for MSSSDPKSTPAAEVPRKGPLSFFSGAVTAGVLAWLALGLSRRMVVYFAVHPPHYSSPIAQNIAVTLKTLLVGLSFLATFSTGFVALGLTLVFLRSVFTGPSNDPA; via the coding sequence ATGAGCTCCTCCGACCCCAAGTCAACGCCAGCAGCGGAAGTACCTCGCAAGGGACCCCTGAGTTTTTTCTCCGGTGCCGTGACCGCGGGGGTCCTGGCCTGGCTGGCGCTGGGGCTCAGCCGGCGGATGGTGGTTTACTTCGCGGTCCATCCGCCCCACTACAGCTCCCCGATCGCCCAGAACATCGCGGTGACCCTGAAGACGCTGCTGGTGGGGCTGTCGTTTCTGGCCACCTTCAGCACAGGCTTTGTGGCGCTAGGGCTCACGCTGGTGTTTCTTCGCAGTGTCTTCACAGGTCCCTCGAACGACCCTGCCTAG
- a CDS encoding pyruvate dehydrogenase complex E1 component subunit beta has product MAGTLLFNALREAIDEEMARDPYVCVMGEDVGHYGGSYKVTKDLCEKYGDLRVLDTPIAENGFTGMAVGAAMTGLRPIVEGMNMGFLLLAFNQISNNMGMLRYTSGGNFTIPTVVRGPGGVGRQLGAEHSQRLEAYFHAVPGIKIVACSTPTNAKGLMKAAIRDNNPVLFFEHVLLYNLSEELPEGEFTCALDQADLVQEGSDVTILTYSRMRHHCLKAVEQLEAFGISVELIDLISLKPFDMETIGRSIRKTHRVIVVEECMKTGGIGAELIALITEQCFDDLDARPVRLSSQDIPTPYNGSLENLTIIQPHQIVEAAQQMVRQGV; this is encoded by the coding sequence GTGGCAGGAACCCTTCTCTTCAACGCCCTGCGGGAAGCCATCGACGAGGAGATGGCCCGCGACCCTTACGTCTGTGTGATGGGTGAGGACGTCGGTCACTACGGCGGCAGCTACAAGGTCACCAAGGATCTCTGCGAGAAGTACGGCGATCTGCGGGTGTTGGACACCCCGATTGCCGAGAACGGCTTCACCGGCATGGCAGTCGGAGCGGCCATGACCGGCCTGCGGCCGATCGTTGAGGGGATGAACATGGGTTTCCTGCTGCTCGCCTTCAACCAGATCTCCAACAATATGGGGATGTTGCGCTATACCAGCGGCGGCAACTTCACGATTCCCACGGTGGTGCGCGGTCCCGGGGGAGTCGGCCGGCAGCTTGGGGCTGAGCACAGCCAGCGCCTTGAGGCCTATTTCCATGCTGTTCCCGGCATCAAGATCGTGGCCTGCAGCACGCCGACCAACGCCAAGGGGCTGATGAAGGCGGCGATCCGAGACAACAACCCGGTGTTGTTCTTCGAGCATGTGCTGCTCTACAACCTCAGCGAGGAACTGCCGGAGGGTGAGTTCACCTGCGCGCTCGATCAGGCGGATCTGGTGCAGGAAGGCAGCGATGTCACGATCCTCACCTACTCCCGCATGCGTCACCACTGCCTCAAGGCCGTGGAACAGCTGGAGGCTTTCGGCATCAGTGTCGAGTTGATCGACCTGATCAGTCTCAAGCCCTTCGATATGGAGACCATCGGGCGATCCATCCGCAAGACCCACCGCGTGATCGTGGTGGAGGAATGCATGAAGACCGGCGGCATCGGTGCTGAGTTGATCGCTCTGATCACGGAGCAATGCTTCGACGATCTCGATGCCCGACCTGTGCGGCTCTCCAGTCAGGACATTCCCACCCCTTACAACGGCTCCCTGGAGAATCTGACGATCATCCAGCCCCATCAGATCGTGGAAGCCGCCCAGCAGATGGTGCGTCAAGGGGTTTGA
- the secD gene encoding protein translocase subunit SecD, translating into MARYQGWFAFVLALAIASGMFLVRTPLQLGLDLRGGSQLTVQVQPAGDVKVVGDREMEAVKAVLDRRVNGLGVAESTLQTVGTDQLVLQLPGEQDPTAAARVLGDTALLEFRAQRESTESEFRSLRQLQSQAGAILQLRKDQRRRGETPDELNLEDLKDVQSSLGLKAEGGSDDELLQALLDQVDDELLTLLDPAALTGKQLVTAGRQPLQNNPNSWEVTLNFDAEGAEAFADLTKSIAGSERLLAITLDNKLISAASVGPQFKSAGISGGAATISGNFDAETARELEVKLRGGSLPLPVEVVEVRTIGPTLGAENIRRSLMAALSGLALVAVFMVVAYRLPGVVAVAALSLYALFNLSVYALIPVTLTLPGIAGFILSIGMAVDANVLIFERIKDELRGGNTLIRSIDTGFSEAFSSILDGHLTTLISCAALFFLGTGLVKGFAATLGIGVLLSLFTALTCTRTLLRFLMGYAGLRRPTYFIAQGQRPTTTA; encoded by the coding sequence ATGGCGCGTTATCAGGGCTGGTTCGCCTTTGTTCTCGCCCTGGCCATTGCGTCAGGGATGTTTCTGGTCCGCACTCCGCTCCAGCTTGGGCTGGATCTGCGCGGCGGCAGTCAGTTGACGGTGCAGGTTCAACCGGCAGGGGACGTCAAGGTGGTGGGCGATCGCGAAATGGAAGCCGTCAAGGCGGTGCTGGATCGTCGTGTGAATGGCCTGGGGGTGGCGGAATCCACGCTCCAGACCGTCGGTACCGACCAGCTGGTGTTGCAACTTCCTGGTGAACAGGACCCCACAGCCGCGGCCCGGGTTCTTGGTGACACGGCTCTGCTGGAGTTCCGCGCCCAGCGGGAGAGCACCGAATCTGAATTTCGCAGCTTGCGTCAGCTCCAGTCCCAGGCCGGAGCCATCCTTCAACTGCGCAAGGACCAACGCCGGCGCGGCGAGACACCGGATGAGCTCAACCTGGAGGATCTGAAGGATGTGCAGTCGTCCTTGGGCTTGAAGGCCGAAGGTGGCAGCGACGATGAGCTGCTTCAGGCGCTGCTGGATCAGGTGGACGATGAACTCCTCACCCTGTTGGACCCGGCGGCGCTGACGGGAAAACAACTGGTGACGGCGGGTCGACAGCCCTTGCAGAACAACCCCAACAGCTGGGAGGTGACGCTGAATTTCGATGCTGAGGGCGCGGAAGCCTTTGCCGATCTGACCAAGTCGATCGCCGGTTCCGAGCGGCTGCTGGCCATCACGTTGGACAACAAGCTGATCAGTGCGGCCAGCGTGGGACCACAGTTCAAAAGCGCTGGAATTTCTGGCGGTGCAGCCACCATCAGCGGCAACTTTGATGCTGAAACTGCCCGGGAACTGGAGGTGAAACTGCGCGGCGGTTCTCTTCCGCTTCCGGTTGAAGTGGTGGAGGTGCGCACGATCGGGCCGACGCTCGGTGCCGAGAACATTCGCCGGAGCCTGATGGCTGCATTGTCTGGCCTCGCCCTGGTGGCGGTGTTCATGGTGGTGGCTTATCGGTTGCCAGGTGTCGTGGCCGTAGCGGCCCTGAGCCTGTATGCCCTGTTCAATCTCTCGGTCTATGCCCTGATTCCAGTGACGCTCACCCTGCCTGGGATTGCTGGATTCATCCTCTCCATCGGTATGGCGGTGGATGCCAACGTGCTGATCTTCGAGCGAATCAAGGATGAGTTACGGGGCGGCAACACCCTGATCCGTTCGATCGACACCGGTTTTTCGGAGGCCTTCAGTTCGATTCTCGATGGTCACCTCACCACGCTGATCAGTTGCGCGGCTCTGTTTTTTCTCGGCACCGGCCTGGTGAAGGGGTTTGCGGCAACCCTTGGCATCGGTGTGCTTTTGAGTCTGTTCACAGCCCTCACCTGTACCCGCACCCTGCTGCGTTTCCTGATGGGCTACGCCGGCCTGCGCCGTCCCACCTATTTCATTGCTCAGGGACAACGTCCCACCACGACTGCCTGA
- a CDS encoding DUF3303 domain-containing protein, which yields MQMYLADCVFPEIEGQLAAYKCFCELWDSGEIAKLDNFDGFEMLFRVHAPGAGRVTILFKAESDAQIFEAFAPWRPQFGIEMDFTPVIRCQDVVGYHKKLFAKMS from the coding sequence ATGCAGATGTATCTCGCGGATTGCGTTTTTCCTGAGATTGAAGGTCAACTGGCTGCTTACAAATGCTTCTGTGAGCTGTGGGATTCAGGAGAAATAGCGAAGCTAGACAACTTTGATGGCTTTGAAATGTTGTTCCGCGTCCACGCACCTGGCGCAGGCCGAGTAACAATTTTGTTTAAGGCAGAGAGTGATGCTCAGATCTTTGAAGCCTTCGCGCCATGGCGTCCTCAATTCGGCATTGAGATGGACTTCACTCCTGTAATCCGGTGTCAGGATGTGGTCGGTTACCACAAAAAGCTTTTCGCGAAGATGTCCTGA
- the secF gene encoding protein translocase subunit SecF codes for MAASPNTTLVLRLPLSSSRRRVWLVSGLTVLVALVGLISCWLNPGIAAPLRPGLDFTGGTQIQLERDCGESCRDLKSIAVSAPVQSLLLPAEKEDSVPNLRSARVQLLDGGQSLVLRVPTLTAAQGQALIAAVEPIAGPFVAGGQSVDTIGPSLGRQLLRSTLISLVVAFGGIALYISFRYDGRYAFLALVALAHDVVIVCGVFAWLGLLMQLEVDSLFAVALLTIAGYSVNDTVVVFDRIRERSRDGADLRLSEQVDQAVSATLTRTLYTSGTTLLPLLALIFFGGATLYWFAIALALGVVVGSWSSIALAPSLLTLWEPRAES; via the coding sequence ATGGCCGCTTCCCCCAACACCACATTGGTTCTGCGCCTGCCCCTGAGCTCATCTCGACGTCGTGTCTGGCTGGTCTCGGGTCTCACTGTGCTGGTGGCTCTGGTCGGACTGATCAGTTGCTGGCTGAATCCAGGCATCGCAGCACCCCTGCGACCGGGGCTCGATTTCACCGGGGGAACGCAGATCCAGTTGGAGCGCGACTGCGGTGAAAGCTGCCGCGACCTGAAGTCCATTGCCGTCTCTGCCCCTGTTCAATCCCTGCTCTTGCCGGCTGAGAAGGAGGACTCCGTTCCCAACCTCCGTTCGGCGCGGGTGCAGTTGCTTGACGGAGGCCAGTCGCTGGTGCTGCGTGTGCCCACGCTGACGGCTGCCCAGGGTCAGGCTCTGATTGCTGCGGTTGAACCCATTGCCGGTCCGTTTGTCGCAGGGGGACAGTCGGTCGACACCATCGGTCCGAGTCTGGGGCGTCAATTGCTGCGCAGCACGCTGATCTCCCTGGTGGTGGCTTTTGGTGGAATTGCCCTGTACATCTCCTTTCGCTACGACGGCCGTTATGCCTTTCTGGCGCTCGTGGCTCTGGCCCATGACGTCGTGATCGTCTGTGGGGTCTTCGCCTGGTTGGGTTTGTTGATGCAACTGGAAGTGGACAGCCTCTTCGCCGTGGCTCTGCTGACGATCGCCGGCTATTCCGTGAATGACACCGTTGTGGTGTTCGATCGGATCCGGGAGCGTTCCCGTGATGGTGCGGACCTGAGACTCTCGGAGCAGGTGGATCAAGCGGTGTCCGCAACCCTCACCCGCACGCTTTACACCAGTGGCACCACTTTGCTGCCCCTTTTGGCCTTGATCTTCTTCGGCGGAGCAACCCTTTACTGGTTCGCCATTGCTCTGGCGTTGGGGGTGGTGGTGGGCAGCTGGTCCAGCATTGCCCTGGCACCTTCGTTGCTCACGTTGTGGGAACCCCGTGCTGAATCCTGA
- a CDS encoding DUF2973 domain-containing protein — translation MLGALFPLAYVVVFVGLLLQAFRMMRISAASSMKEATDRTGLRTVHPELLDAKGNVTDEELWAVRFQDLNENGLAPEAS, via the coding sequence GTGCTTGGTGCCCTGTTCCCTCTTGCGTATGTCGTTGTTTTTGTCGGCCTGCTGCTTCAGGCCTTTCGGATGATGAGGATTTCTGCCGCATCATCGATGAAGGAGGCGACAGATCGAACAGGGCTTCGCACGGTTCATCCTGAGTTGTTGGATGCGAAGGGCAACGTCACTGACGAGGAGCTTTGGGCTGTTCGCTTTCAGGATCTGAACGAAAACGGCTTGGCTCCTGAAGCCAGCTGA
- the psb28 gene encoding photosystem II reaction center protein Psb28: protein MAKASIQFFRGIDEPVVPDIRLTRSRDGLTGQATFRFEQPAAIAPETMGDITGMWMVDEEGEMVTREVNGKFVNGTASALEAVYSWKSLQDFERFMRFAQRYAEANGLGYTQNQNSDQTDGDANAEA from the coding sequence ATGGCTAAGGCGTCGATTCAATTTTTCCGTGGCATCGACGAGCCCGTCGTCCCCGATATCCGTCTGACCCGCAGCCGTGATGGGCTCACCGGTCAAGCAACCTTCCGCTTCGAACAACCCGCAGCCATCGCTCCTGAAACGATGGGCGACATCACCGGAATGTGGATGGTGGATGAAGAAGGGGAAATGGTCACCCGAGAGGTCAACGGCAAATTCGTGAACGGCACGGCAAGTGCCCTGGAAGCCGTTTACTCATGGAAATCCCTACAGGACTTCGAACGGTTCATGCGTTTCGCCCAGCGCTACGCCGAAGCGAACGGGCTGGGCTACACCCAAAACCAGAATTCTGATCAGACTGACGGAGACGCCAACGCTGAGGCTTGA
- a CDS encoding AI-2E family transporter produces MTAQSALLTLTFVLLALLIWQLRWVLLVLFGAVVVAVALDVLIHQLQDRSHLARPQALLAVLAGLLLAGLLIGQLLLPELITQTQQLGQDLPELFNKLSGWLGADPRLAALNQAFGAGVSPENLQSLGRQLLGVAGGAANSLIQVLLMVLLAILLALDPASHRGMVVAISPRPARDLMVQLLDESRQALGGWLTGMTLSATTVFLLTWGGLLLLKAPLALLSALVCGLLTFVPTIGPTAATLLPTGLALLQSPQLVVSVLVFRLILQNLEAFLLTPLLLRKTVNLLPTVALMAQLSLGALLGLPGVLLALPLVVVLQVFMQWVVVRQVMDHWS; encoded by the coding sequence ATGACGGCTCAATCAGCTCTGCTGACTCTCACCTTCGTGTTGCTGGCGCTGCTGATCTGGCAGCTGCGCTGGGTGCTGCTGGTGCTGTTCGGTGCGGTGGTCGTGGCCGTCGCCCTGGATGTGCTGATCCATCAGCTGCAGGACCGAAGCCATCTGGCCAGACCCCAGGCCCTGCTGGCCGTTCTGGCGGGTCTGCTGCTGGCAGGTCTGTTGATAGGCCAGCTGTTGCTGCCGGAACTGATCACCCAGACCCAACAACTGGGGCAGGATCTCCCCGAGCTGTTCAACAAGCTTTCCGGATGGCTGGGAGCTGATCCCCGATTGGCTGCGCTGAATCAGGCCTTCGGCGCAGGTGTGAGTCCTGAGAATCTGCAATCACTGGGGCGTCAGTTGCTGGGGGTGGCCGGAGGGGCGGCAAACTCGCTGATCCAGGTGTTGTTGATGGTCCTGCTGGCCATCCTGCTGGCCCTGGATCCCGCCTCTCATCGGGGCATGGTGGTGGCCATCAGCCCGCGTCCGGCACGGGACCTGATGGTGCAGCTGCTGGATGAAAGCCGTCAGGCCCTCGGCGGATGGCTGACGGGGATGACCCTCTCTGCCACAACGGTGTTCCTGCTCACCTGGGGTGGCCTGCTGCTGCTCAAGGCTCCCCTGGCCCTCCTCAGCGCCCTGGTGTGCGGACTGCTCACCTTTGTACCCACCATCGGACCAACTGCAGCGACGCTTTTGCCCACAGGACTGGCCCTGCTGCAATCCCCTCAGCTTGTGGTGTCCGTCCTGGTGTTCCGCTTGATTTTGCAGAACCTTGAAGCCTTTCTGCTCACACCGCTCCTGCTGCGGAAAACCGTGAACCTGCTACCGACGGTGGCCCTGATGGCGCAACTCAGCCTCGGTGCCCTGCTGGGACTCCCAGGAGTGCTGCTGGCTCTTCCCCTCGTTGTGGTGCTGCAGGTGTTCATGCAATGGGTGGTGGTGCGCCAGGTGATGGACCACTGGTCCTAG
- a CDS encoding LOG family protein, translating into MTQFPETSTPEQANLDAILNSPTYRIAHEDPELMNSNVMRGVRMLLEITKPDLHLETAGIESTIIVFGGARIVDRDTAHQQLKDAEKNLNQDPNSSTLKRKVINAQHLIELSRFYDAARQFAYLASQHGQASKGQGHGCASHVIVTGGGPGIMEAANRGAFEAGCRSIGLNIALPFEQHPNAYITQDLCFKFNYFSLRKFHFVMRSVGAILFPGGFGTLDELFELLTLRQVGTKGRMPIVLFGTEFWTKLVDFDYLAELGLISNDDLALIRFSDTAEEAWEYIQSSTEPVRGQ; encoded by the coding sequence ATGACTCAATTTCCAGAAACCTCAACACCTGAGCAAGCCAATCTGGATGCCATTCTGAATTCACCTACTTACAGAATTGCCCATGAAGATCCCGAGTTGATGAACAGCAATGTCATGCGTGGTGTGCGCATGCTGCTTGAAATCACCAAGCCGGATCTGCATCTGGAGACAGCCGGGATAGAATCGACGATCATTGTCTTTGGTGGTGCCAGGATCGTCGACAGAGACACCGCTCATCAGCAGCTAAAAGATGCAGAGAAAAATTTAAACCAAGATCCAAATTCATCAACTCTAAAGAGGAAAGTGATTAATGCTCAGCACTTAATTGAACTTTCTCGTTTTTATGACGCCGCTCGACAATTTGCCTACTTGGCGTCCCAGCATGGTCAGGCCAGCAAGGGGCAAGGCCATGGCTGCGCATCTCATGTAATCGTGACTGGTGGTGGTCCCGGAATCATGGAGGCTGCGAACCGTGGCGCATTTGAAGCAGGATGCCGATCAATCGGACTCAACATCGCACTTCCCTTTGAACAACACCCCAATGCCTACATCACTCAAGATCTTTGCTTCAAATTCAATTATTTCTCACTCCGCAAATTTCACTTTGTGATGCGCTCTGTGGGAGCTATTTTATTTCCAGGAGGTTTTGGCACGCTTGATGAACTGTTTGAGTTGCTGACCTTGCGGCAAGTTGGAACTAAAGGGCGCATGCCAATTGTGTTATTTGGGACAGAGTTCTGGACGAAGCTTGTGGACTTCGACTACCTCGCCGAATTAGGCTTAATTTCAAATGATGACCTAGCTCTAATTCGTTTTTCGGATACTGCCGAGGAAGCCTGGGAATACATACAAAGCAGCACTGAGCCAGTCCGCGGGCAATGA
- the rsmA gene encoding 16S rRNA (adenine(1518)-N(6)/adenine(1519)-N(6))-dimethyltransferase RsmA, giving the protein MGFQGHQARKRFGQHWLKDQMVLDRIVAAADLQSSDRVLEVGPGRGALTELLLASPAAAVHAVELDRDLVDGLRDRFGGDPRFSLCQGDVLELPLQLEDGVAAKVVANIPYNITGPLLDRLVGRLDRPVDPPYQRLVLLVQKEVAERIRARPGHSSFSALSVRMQLMARCTTVCPVPPRCFQPPPKVQSEVIQIDPLPSAQRLSPALARRVESLLKQAFLARRKMLRNTLASLAPEPQLQELAAAAGFHLQQRPQELAPQTWVALARGLNQGTDAASADGHDHGDGTGQGESSSGGAGGQA; this is encoded by the coding sequence ATGGGGTTTCAAGGTCACCAGGCCCGCAAACGCTTCGGTCAACACTGGCTGAAGGACCAGATGGTGCTCGATCGCATCGTGGCGGCGGCTGACCTGCAGTCGTCGGATCGCGTTCTTGAGGTGGGACCGGGGCGCGGTGCTCTCACCGAGCTACTGCTGGCCTCCCCGGCTGCTGCCGTCCATGCCGTGGAACTGGATCGCGATCTGGTGGATGGCCTGCGGGATCGCTTTGGCGGAGATCCGCGCTTCAGCCTGTGTCAGGGGGATGTGCTGGAGCTGCCGCTGCAGCTGGAGGACGGCGTTGCGGCAAAAGTGGTGGCCAACATCCCTTACAACATCACAGGCCCGCTGCTGGATCGGCTGGTGGGGCGCCTCGATCGACCTGTGGATCCGCCCTACCAGCGTCTGGTGCTCTTGGTGCAAAAAGAAGTGGCTGAGCGGATCAGGGCCCGTCCCGGTCACAGCAGCTTCAGTGCCCTGAGCGTGCGGATGCAGTTGATGGCCCGGTGCACGACGGTCTGTCCTGTCCCTCCCCGCTGCTTTCAGCCACCTCCGAAGGTTCAGTCGGAGGTGATTCAGATCGACCCTCTGCCGTCGGCTCAGCGCCTGTCGCCTGCGTTGGCCCGACGGGTGGAGTCGTTGCTCAAGCAGGCCTTTCTGGCCCGCCGGAAGATGTTGCGCAACACCCTGGCATCGCTGGCTCCGGAGCCACAGCTGCAGGAGCTGGCCGCCGCTGCGGGGTTCCACCTTCAACAACGGCCGCAGGAGTTGGCTCCGCAGACCTGGGTGGCTCTGGCCAGGGGTTTGAATCAGGGCACTGATGCGGCCTCAGCCGATGGGCACGATCACGGTGACGGCACCGGCCAAGGTGAATCTTCATCTGGAGGTGCTGGGGGTCAGGCCTGA
- a CDS encoding AI-2E family transporter: MNFPQALSLAALIAAGLILWTLRQWLLLLFAAVVVGLALCSLVDALQRRYPMRRPLALLVCLSGLGLVLTALAAVLVPPFIDEFALLLQKLPQAARTLLQLALSGLDQVSDSLYGVDATTDLEQLGLQSQSILPDGSTLASGVGSGLIGLLGLAGNLGSAGLSLLFVVAAALMVAVQPQAYRQVGILLVPSFYRRRANQILTLCGDALNSWMVGVGISSLAVFLLCWITLSLLGVKLVLANALLAGVLNVIPNVGPTMSTVFPMAVALLDAPWKAAAVLGAYVVIQNLESYVITPSVMHHQVKLLPGLTLAAQVLFTVIFGPLGLLLALPLAVVLQVLIREVLITDVLNRWTTLRLRT; encoded by the coding sequence TTGAATTTTCCCCAGGCACTGTCCCTTGCAGCGTTGATCGCTGCAGGTCTCATCCTGTGGACCTTGCGTCAGTGGTTGCTGCTGTTGTTTGCAGCCGTCGTGGTGGGACTGGCGCTCTGCAGCCTGGTGGACGCGCTGCAACGGCGCTACCCGATGAGGCGCCCTTTGGCACTGCTGGTCTGTCTCAGTGGCCTTGGACTGGTGCTCACAGCGCTGGCGGCGGTGCTGGTGCCGCCGTTCATTGATGAATTCGCCCTGCTGCTGCAAAAACTTCCCCAGGCAGCCCGAACGCTGCTGCAGCTTGCCCTGAGTGGTCTTGATCAGGTGAGTGATTCGCTCTACGGGGTGGATGCCACGACAGACCTCGAGCAACTGGGGCTCCAGAGCCAATCGATCCTCCCTGACGGTTCCACGCTGGCTTCAGGGGTTGGCAGCGGCCTGATCGGCCTGCTTGGACTGGCCGGAAATCTGGGAAGTGCAGGCCTGAGTTTGCTGTTTGTTGTGGCAGCCGCCCTGATGGTGGCTGTTCAACCCCAGGCTTACCGCCAGGTCGGAATCCTGCTGGTGCCCTCCTTTTATCGCCGCCGGGCCAATCAGATCCTCACCCTCTGCGGCGATGCCCTCAACAGCTGGATGGTGGGTGTGGGCATCAGCTCGCTGGCTGTGTTTCTGCTCTGCTGGATCACCCTGTCGCTTCTCGGGGTGAAGCTCGTGCTGGCCAATGCCCTGCTGGCCGGAGTGCTGAACGTGATTCCCAACGTTGGCCCCACCATGAGCACGGTGTTTCCCATGGCGGTGGCCCTGCTGGATGCCCCCTGGAAAGCGGCCGCCGTTCTCGGGGCCTATGTGGTGATTCAGAACCTGGAGAGCTATGTGATCACCCCCTCGGTGATGCACCATCAGGTGAAGCTTCTGCCGGGCCTCACCCTGGCAGCCCAGGTGCTCTTCACCGTGATCTTCGGACCGTTGGGGCTGCTGTTGGCCCTGCCCCTTGCCGTCGTGCTTCAGGTGTTGATTCGAGAAGTCCTGATCACGGATGTCCTCAACCGCTGGACAACCCTGAGACTGCGGACATGA
- the ispE gene encoding 4-(cytidine 5'-diphospho)-2-C-methyl-D-erythritol kinase produces MRPQPMGTITVTAPAKVNLHLEVLGVRPDGFHELAMVMQSIDLADRLSFRTTADAELTLSCDDPSLSLADDNLVIKAAQLLRRRSGLSELGAAIHLEKRIPIGAGLAGGSSDGAAALVGLNALWGLGHSSADLERLAAELGSDMPFCVAGGSQLCFGRGELLEPLPAVQDPLAVLLVKDPDVSVSTPWAYRRCRELQGDRYLQGEDSFEQRRQVLRGMAWTQPIRAAEPPPLRNDLQSVVAPETPAVQAALRLLSSLEGTLAVAMSGSGPSCFALFADPASCAAAQTKLDHQLAAEGLRSWCCPLQPHGVRIEA; encoded by the coding sequence ATGCGGCCTCAGCCGATGGGCACGATCACGGTGACGGCACCGGCCAAGGTGAATCTTCATCTGGAGGTGCTGGGGGTCAGGCCTGACGGCTTTCACGAGCTGGCGATGGTGATGCAGAGCATCGACCTCGCTGATCGCCTCAGCTTTCGAACGACGGCCGATGCTGAACTGACCCTCAGCTGTGACGATCCGAGTCTCAGCCTCGCGGACGACAACCTGGTGATCAAAGCGGCCCAGTTGCTGCGTCGTCGCTCCGGTTTGAGTGAACTGGGTGCCGCCATTCATCTGGAGAAACGCATCCCCATCGGTGCCGGGCTGGCCGGAGGTTCAAGCGACGGTGCTGCTGCCCTGGTGGGACTCAATGCCCTCTGGGGTCTGGGCCACAGCTCGGCAGACCTGGAGCGGCTTGCGGCCGAACTCGGTTCCGACATGCCGTTCTGCGTGGCGGGGGGCAGTCAGCTCTGTTTTGGTCGCGGCGAGCTGCTGGAGCCACTGCCTGCTGTGCAGGACCCCCTGGCAGTGCTCCTGGTGAAAGATCCAGACGTGAGCGTGTCGACTCCCTGGGCCTATCGCCGCTGCCGGGAGTTGCAGGGGGATCGCTATCTGCAGGGAGAAGACTCCTTCGAGCAACGTCGCCAGGTGTTGCGGGGGATGGCCTGGACCCAACCGATCCGTGCTGCGGAGCCGCCACCGCTGCGCAATGACCTGCAGTCGGTGGTGGCCCCTGAGACGCCCGCGGTTCAGGCTGCGCTTCGCCTGCTCTCCTCGCTTGAAGGCACCCTTGCCGTGGCCATGAGTGGATCCGGCCCCAGTTGTTTTGCGCTGTTTGCTGATCCAGCCAGCTGCGCGGCAGCCCAGACCAAACTGGATCATCAACTGGCTGCAGAGGGATTGCGAAGCTGGTGCTGCCCCTTGCAACCGCACGGCGTCAGGATCGAAGCATGA
- a CDS encoding DUF3764 family protein, whose protein sequence is MTETTVLDFKISNTFDEYRAWMNAPEQQAMFAEMGVQTFYIGVCKGDPTRATVMFQGPENVLYDIFTNPQTKPVVEASGHVYDGTVITRWLA, encoded by the coding sequence ATGACGGAAACCACTGTTCTGGATTTCAAGATCAGCAACACCTTTGACGAATACCGTGCCTGGATGAATGCTCCCGAGCAGCAAGCGATGTTCGCAGAGATGGGAGTTCAAACCTTTTACATCGGAGTCTGTAAGGGCGATCCCACACGGGCAACAGTGATGTTTCAAGGCCCCGAAAATGTTCTTTACGACATCTTCACGAATCCCCAAACGAAGCCAGTTGTTGAAGCTTCAGGCCACGTTTACGACGGCACGGTGATCACCCGATGGCTGGCTTGA